One region of Actinomycetota bacterium genomic DNA includes:
- a CDS encoding roadblock/LC7 domain-containing protein: MIRSTDIQAAALVSMDGFVMASALPEGMQEDRVGAMSAAILGLGERAAAELGRGHLTQVFIEGEGGYVILISAGERGVLTALTLEDSKVGLVLYDMKAAAAEMAAILG; the protein is encoded by the coding sequence ATGATCAGGTCAACCGATATTCAGGCAGCGGCGCTAGTGAGCATGGATGGTTTCGTGATGGCCTCCGCGCTTCCCGAAGGCATGCAGGAAGATAGGGTAGGTGCGATGTCCGCCGCCATCCTTGGTCTCGGCGAGCGAGCTGCTGCCGAGCTAGGACGCGGGCATCTGACACAGGTTTTCATCGAAGGTGAAGGTGGATACGTCATTTTAATCTCGGCGGGCGAACGCGGAGTGCTTACCGCGCTTACTCTCGAGGACAGTAAAGTGGGACTTGTTTTGTACGACATGAAGGCCGCTGCGGCCGAGATGGCCGCGATCCTCGGCTGA